The following proteins come from a genomic window of Candidatus Thiodiazotropha sp. CDECU1:
- a CDS encoding nucleotide-binding protein, with the protein MRTIMLMNAKGGCGKTTIATNLATWYADEGKRVALADFDPQQSTMDWLEARKDYEGIPDIQAINAASEPVRPAKGTDLLIMDAPAGVHGKAINKMLLRVDTLILPVLPSPIDMRACSRFLTELLASGRVSKNQTRIGIVANRAKEQTRIYHDLETYLGHLKVPFITHLRESQNYIRSAEKGLAIFELAPSQVYKDVVLWDPLFKWLKV; encoded by the coding sequence ATGCGCACAATCATGTTGATGAATGCTAAGGGGGGTTGTGGCAAAACAACCATCGCTACCAACCTGGCCACCTGGTACGCCGATGAGGGCAAGCGTGTCGCCTTGGCGGACTTTGATCCACAGCAGTCCACTATGGACTGGCTGGAAGCAAGAAAAGACTACGAAGGGATACCCGATATCCAGGCCATCAATGCGGCAAGTGAACCGGTCAGACCCGCCAAAGGGACCGACCTGTTGATCATGGATGCTCCAGCCGGGGTACACGGCAAGGCCATCAATAAAATGTTGCTGCGAGTCGACACATTGATCCTGCCGGTGCTTCCCTCGCCAATCGATATGCGCGCCTGCAGCCGTTTCCTGACTGAACTACTGGCCAGCGGCCGGGTCTCCAAAAACCAGACCCGGATCGGGATTGTCGCCAACCGGGCCAAGGAGCAGACCCGCATCTACCACGACCTGGAGACCTACCTGGGTCATCTCAAGGTCCCCTTCATCACCCATCTGCGGGAGAGTCAAAACTATATCCGCTCTGCGGAGAAAGGCCTGGCGATCTTTGAGCTGGCCCCGTCACAGGTCTATAAGGATGTGGTTCTCTGGGATCCGCTGTTCAAGTGGTTGAAGGTTTAG
- the ubiD gene encoding 4-hydroxy-3-polyprenylbenzoate decarboxylase: MKYKDLRDFIQQLESRGDLKRIHTEVDPKLEITEICDRTLRRGGPALLFEQVKGSPYPLLGNLFGTPDRVAMGMGEESVEALREVGRLLAFLKEPDPPKGMKDAWDKLPVFRKVLDMAPKELRNAPCQAVSQQGDEVDLTRLPIQTCWPEDAAPLITWGLVITRGPSKSRQNLGIYRMQLLGPNRLIMRWLAHRGGALDYREWQTAHPGEPFPVCVALGADPATILGAVTPVPDTLSEYAFAGLLRGSRTEVVKCLESDLQVPASAEFVLEGHIHPDDMAQEGPYGDHTGYYNEVERFPVFTVTRITHREEPIYHSTYTGRPPDEPAVLGMALNEVFVPILQKQFPEIIDFYLPPEGCSYRLAIVSMKKQYPGHAKRVMMGVWSFLRQFMYTKFVIVVDDDVNTRDWQDVIWAMTTRMDPARDTTIVENTPIDYLDFASPVSGLGSKIGLDATNKMPGETEREWGKPITMTASVKQRIDEIWDQLGID, translated from the coding sequence ATGAAGTACAAAGATCTACGTGATTTCATCCAACAGCTTGAATCCCGGGGTGACCTGAAACGCATTCACACCGAAGTGGATCCCAAGCTGGAGATCACGGAGATTTGCGATCGCACCCTGCGCCGCGGCGGCCCCGCACTACTGTTCGAGCAGGTCAAGGGTTCCCCCTATCCGCTGCTCGGCAATCTCTTCGGCACCCCCGATCGGGTCGCCATGGGGATGGGTGAGGAGTCGGTAGAGGCCCTGCGTGAGGTGGGCAGGCTGCTCGCCTTTCTCAAGGAGCCCGATCCCCCCAAGGGGATGAAGGATGCCTGGGACAAGCTGCCGGTATTCCGCAAGGTGCTCGACATGGCTCCCAAAGAGTTGCGCAATGCCCCCTGCCAGGCGGTCTCGCAACAGGGGGATGAGGTCGATCTGACCCGGCTGCCTATTCAAACCTGCTGGCCGGAGGATGCCGCACCCCTGATAACCTGGGGGCTGGTGATCACCCGTGGCCCCAGCAAATCACGCCAGAATCTCGGCATCTACCGCATGCAGCTGCTCGGGCCCAACCGCCTGATCATGCGCTGGTTGGCCCATCGCGGTGGGGCCCTCGACTATCGAGAGTGGCAGACAGCCCATCCTGGTGAACCCTTTCCGGTCTGTGTCGCCTTGGGTGCCGATCCGGCCACCATTCTCGGCGCTGTTACCCCGGTGCCGGATACACTCTCGGAATATGCCTTCGCCGGGCTGCTTCGCGGCAGCCGTACAGAGGTGGTCAAATGCTTGGAATCCGATCTCCAGGTACCCGCCTCCGCAGAGTTCGTGCTTGAGGGGCACATCCATCCCGATGACATGGCACAGGAGGGTCCCTATGGCGACCACACCGGCTACTACAACGAGGTCGAGCGCTTTCCCGTTTTCACCGTCACCCGCATAACCCATCGCGAGGAGCCGATCTATCACAGTACCTATACCGGCCGTCCTCCGGACGAACCGGCGGTGCTCGGTATGGCGTTGAATGAGGTCTTCGTACCGATCCTGCAGAAACAGTTCCCGGAAATCATCGATTTCTATCTCCCGCCTGAAGGCTGCTCCTACCGGCTTGCAATTGTGAGTATGAAGAAGCAGTATCCTGGTCATGCCAAGCGGGTGATGATGGGGGTCTGGTCTTTCCTACGCCAGTTTATGTACACCAAGTTCGTGATCGTAGTCGACGATGATGTCAATACACGGGATTGGCAGGATGTCATTTGGGCCATGACCACCCGCATGGATCCAGCACGGGATACCACCATCGTGGAGAACACACCCATCGACTATCTCGACTTCGCCTCGCCGGTATCTGGCCTCGGCTCGAAAATCGGTCTTGACGCGACCAACAAGATGCCTGGCGAGACGGAAAGAGAGTGGGGAAAGCCGATCACCATGACAGCGAGCGTCAAGCAACGCATCGATGAAATTTGGGATCAGCTCGGGATCGACTAA